A stretch of Suncus etruscus isolate mSunEtr1 chromosome 9, mSunEtr1.pri.cur, whole genome shotgun sequence DNA encodes these proteins:
- the KCNK15 gene encoding potassium channel subfamily K member 15, giving the protein MRKQSVRTAALIVCILSYLLVGAAVFDALESEAESGRQRLLAQKRGELRSKYGFSAEDDRELERLARQAEPHRAGRQWKFAGSFYFAITVITTIGYGHAAPGTDSGKVFCMFYALLGIPLTLVTFQSLGERLNALVRRLLLAAKRCLGLRRPRVSTENMVVAGLLVCAATLALGAAAFAHFEGWTFFHAYYYCFITLTTIGFGDFVALQSDEALQRKPPYVAFSFLYILLGLTVIGAFLNLVVLRFLAASTESPEHRRRAAGPARHGALESQGRPGPHRAVAPRSSASISYRIHQLELGARDNLGFSPPMSPTGVGGGQVCRPAARRKSI; this is encoded by the exons ATGAGGAAGCAGAGCGTGCGCACGGCCGCGCTCATCGTGTGCATCCTGTCCTACCTGCTGGTGGGCGCCGCCGTCTTCGACGCGCTCGAGTCCGAGGCGGAGAGCGGCCGGCAGCGGCTGCTGGCCCAGAAGCGGGGCGAGCTCCGCAGCAAGTACGGCTTCTCCGCCGAGGACGACCGCGAGCTGGAGCGCCTGGCGCGGCAGGCAGAGCCGCATCGGGCCGGCCGCCAGTGGAAGTTCGCCGGCTCCTTCTACTTCGCCATCACCGTCATCACCACCATCG GGTACGGCCATGCCGCTCCGGGCACAGACTCCGGCAAGGTCTTCTGCATGTTCTATGCGCTCCTGGGCATCCCCCTGACGCTCGTCACCTTCCAGAGCCTCGGCGAGCGGCTGAACGCGCTGGTGCGGCGCCTCCTGCTGGCTGCCAAGCGCTGCCTGGGCCTGCGGCGGCCGCGGGTGTCCACGGAGAACATGGTGGTGGCCGGGCTCCTGGTGTGCGCCGCCACCCTCGCCCTGGGCGCCGCCGCCTTCGCGCACTTCGAGGGCTGGACCTTCTTCCACGCCTACTACTACTGCTTCATCACCCTCACCACCATCGGCTTCGGCGACTTCGTGGCGCTGCAGAGCGACGAGGCCCTGCAGCGCAAGCCGCCCTACGTGGCCTTCAGCTTTCTCTACATTCTCTTGGGGCTCACAGTCATCGGCGCCTTCCTCAACCTCGTGGTGCTGCGCTTCTTGGCCGCCAGCACCGAATCGCCGGAGCATCGTCGCCGCGCAGCCGGCCCGGCCCGCCACGGGGCGCTCGAGAGCCAAGGCCGCCCCGGGCCCCACCGTGCCGTGGCTCCCAGGAGTTCTGCGTCCATCTCCTACCGCATCCACCAGCTGGAGCTGGGGGCCCGCGACAATCTGGGCTTCTCGCCTCCCATGAGCCCTACGGGGGTGGGCGGAGGCCAGGTCTGCAGGCCCGCAGCCCGGCGGAAGTCT